A window of the Odocoileus virginianus isolate 20LAN1187 ecotype Illinois chromosome 20, Ovbor_1.2, whole genome shotgun sequence genome harbors these coding sequences:
- the UBE2S gene encoding ubiquitin-conjugating enzyme E2 S has product MNSNVENLPPHIIRLVYKEVTTLTADPPDGIKVFPNEEDLTDLQVTIEGPEGTPYAGGLFRMKLLLGKDFPASPPKGYFLTKIFHPNVGANGEICVNVLKRDWTAELGIRHVLLTIKCLLIHPNPESALNEEAGRLLLENYEEYAARARLLTEIHGGAGGPSGGRPEPGRAAASGAAASSADPTAPGGPAGAEGPMAKKHAGERDKKLAAKKKTDKKRALRRL; this is encoded by the exons ATG AACTCCAACGTGGAGAACCTGCCCCCCCACATCATCCGCCTGGTGTACAAGGAGGTGACGACGCTGACCGCTGACCCACCTGACGGCATCAAAGTCTTTCCCAACGAGGAGGACCTTACCGACCTGCAGGTCACCATTGAGGGCCCTG AGGGGACCCCGTACGCTGGAGGCCTCTTCCGCATGAAACTCCTTCTGGGGAAGGACTTTCCGGCCTCCCCACCCAAGGGCTACTTCCTGACCAAGATCTTCCACCCGAATGTGGGCGCCAACGGCGAGATCTGTGTCAACGTGCTCAAGAGGGACTGGACCGCTGAGCTGGGCATCCGGCACGTGCTTCTG ACCATCAAGTGCCTGCTGATCCACCCCAACCCCGAGTCGGCCCTCAACGAGGAGGCAGGCCGCCTGCTGCTGGAGAACTACGAGGAATATGCGGCCCGCGCGCGCCTGCTCACTGAGATCCACGGAGGCGCCGGAGGGCCCAGCGGCGGGAGGCCCGAGCCTGGCCGCGCCGCAGCCAGCGGGGCAGCGGCCTCCAGTGCTGACCCCACAGCCCCGGGGGGTCCAGCGGGGGCTGAGGGGCCCATGGCCAAGAAGCACGCGGGCGAGCGCGACAAGAAGCTGGCAGCCAAGAAAAAGACGGACAAGAAGCGGGCGCTGCGGCGCCTGTAG
- the SHISA7 gene encoding protein shisa-7 isoform X3, with amino-acid sequence MPALLLLGTLLFLASTTGQAGARPSNATSAEPPGPLPALLAHLRRLTGALTGGGGAAGPGANGTRASTPSSAGAAARAPPPAELCHGYYDVMGQYDATFNCSTGSYRFCCGTCHYRFCCEHRHMRLAQASCSNYDTPRWATTPPPLAGGAGGAGGAGGGPGPGQAGWLEGGRAGGAGGRGGEGPGGSTAYVVCGVISFALAVGVGAKVAFSKASRAPRAHREINVPRALVDILRHQAGPGARPDRARSSSLTPGVGGPDSMPPRTPKNLYNPVKPSNLDWPGLTPAVPSAPDWRAVPPPSPSLRYSTLSCSRSFHNLSHLPPSYEAAVKSELNRYSSLKRLAEKDLDEAYLKRRHLAEVPRGTLPLHALRRPGTGGGYRMDAWGSPEELGLAPAPHPRRVMSQEHLLGDGGRSRYEFTLPRARLVSQEHLLLSSPEALRQSREHLLSPPRSPALPPEPATRASLAASHSNLLLGPGGPPTPLHGLPPPPGLHAHHHHALHGSPQPAWMSDAGGGGGTLARRPPFQRQGTLEQLQFIPGHHLPQHLRTASKNEVTV; translated from the exons ATGCCGGCCCTCCTGCTCCTCGGGACCCTCCTGTTCCTGGCCTCGACTACCGGCCAGGCTGGGGCGCGTCCGTCCAACGCCACGAGCGCCGAGCCCCCGGGTCCGCTGCCCGCCCTGCTGGCGCACCTGCGGCGCCTGACCGGGGCGCTGACGGGCGGCGGGGGCGCAGCGGGCCCGGGGGCCAACGGCACAAGAGCCAGCACCCCGAGCTCGGCGGGCGCTGCCGCACGGGCGCCCCCTCCGGCGGAGCTGTGCCACGGCTACTACGACGTCATGGGCCAGTACGACGCCACCTTCAACTGCAGCACCGGCTCCTACCGCTTCTGCTGCGGCACCTGCCACTACCGCTTCTGCTGCGAGCACCGCCACATGCGCCTGGCGCAGGCCTCCTGCTCCAACTACGACACGCCGCGCTGGGCCACCACGCCGCCGCCGCTGGCCGGGGGCGCCGGGGGCGCTGGGGGTGCGGGCGGGGGACCTGGGCCCGGCCAGGCCGGGTGGCTGGAAgggggccgggcggggggcgCTGGGGGGCGTGGGGGCGAGGGCCCAGGGGGCAGCACAGCCTACGTGGTGTGCGGGGTCATCAGCTTCGCCCTGGCCGTGGGCGTCGGCGCCAAAGTGGCCTTCAGCAAGGCGTCCCGTGCGCCCAGGGCGCATCGGGAGATCAACGTGCCCAG GGCTCTGGTGGACATTCTGAGACATCAGGCGGGGCCCGGGGCCCGCCCAGACCGGGCACGAAGCAGCTCCCTAACCCCAGGGGTCGGAGGCCCCGACAGCATGCCGCCGAGGACGCCCAAGAACCTCTACAACCCCGTGAAGCCCTCCAATCTCG ACTGGCCTGGACTGACCCCGGCCGTGCCCTCTGCCCCAGACTGGAGGGCCGTCCCGCCGCCCAGCCCCTCCTTGCGCTACTCCACGCTATCCTGCTCGCGGTCCTTCCACAACCTCTCGCATCTGCCCCCGTCCTACGAGGCCGCCGTGAAATCGGAGCTCAACCGCTACTCCTCTCTCAAGAGGCTCG CCGAGAAGGACCTGGACGAGGCCTACCTGAAGCGCCGGCACCTGGCAGAGGTGCCCCGTGGGACGCTGCCCCTGCACGCGCTGCGGCGACCCGGCACGGGGGGTGGCTACCGCATGGATGCCTGGGGCAGCCCCGAGGAGCTGGGCCTGGCCCCTGCGCCCCACCCTCGGCGCGTCATGTCCCAGGAGCACCTGCTGGGTGACGGGGGCCGGTCGCGCTACGAGTTCACCCTGCCGCGCGCGCGCCTTGTGTCCCAGGAGCACCTGCTCCTGTCGTCACCCGAGGCCCTGCGCCAGAGCCGCGAGCACCTCCTGTCACCCCCGCGCAGCCCCGCGCTGCCCCCCGAGCCCGCCACGCGTGCCAGCTTGGCCGCCTCGCACTCCAACCTGCTGCTGGGGCCCGGGGGCCCCCCCACGCCACTGCACGGCCTGCCACCGCCGCCCGGCCTGCACGCACACCACCACCACGCCCTGCACGGCTCGCCGCAGCCTGCCTGGATGTCAGACgccggcgggggtgggggcacacTGGCCCGCAGGCCGCCCTTCCAGCGCCAGGGCACGCTGGAGCAGCTGCAGTTCATCCCCGGCCATCACCTGCCCCAACACCTCCGCACGGCCAGCAAGAACGAGGTGACTGTCTGA
- the SHISA7 gene encoding protein shisa-7 isoform X1 — MPALLLLGTLLFLASTTGQAGARPSNATSAEPPGPLPALLAHLRRLTGALTGGGGAAGPGANGTRASTPSSAGAAARAPPPAELCHGYYDVMGQYDATFNCSTGSYRFCCGTCHYRFCCEHRHMRLAQASCSNYDTPRWATTPPPLAGGAGGAGGAGGGPGPGQAGWLEGGRAGGAGGRGGEGPGGSTAYVVCGVISFALAVGVGAKVAFSKASRAPRAHREINVPRALVDILRHQAGPGARPDRARSSSLTPGVGGPDSMPPRTPKNLYNPVKPSNLDNLHHNYLHLNVNSPKHHAATLDWPGLTPAVPSAPDWRAVPPPSPSLRYSTLSCSRSFHNLSHLPPSYEAAVKSELNRYSSLKRLAEKDLDEAYLKRRHLAEVPRGTLPLHALRRPGTGGGYRMDAWGSPEELGLAPAPHPRRVMSQEHLLGDGGRSRYEFTLPRARLVSQEHLLLSSPEALRQSREHLLSPPRSPALPPEPATRASLAASHSNLLLGPGGPPTPLHGLPPPPGLHAHHHHALHGSPQPAWMSDAGGGGGTLARRPPFQRQGTLEQLQFIPGHHLPQHLRTASKNEVTV; from the exons ATGCCGGCCCTCCTGCTCCTCGGGACCCTCCTGTTCCTGGCCTCGACTACCGGCCAGGCTGGGGCGCGTCCGTCCAACGCCACGAGCGCCGAGCCCCCGGGTCCGCTGCCCGCCCTGCTGGCGCACCTGCGGCGCCTGACCGGGGCGCTGACGGGCGGCGGGGGCGCAGCGGGCCCGGGGGCCAACGGCACAAGAGCCAGCACCCCGAGCTCGGCGGGCGCTGCCGCACGGGCGCCCCCTCCGGCGGAGCTGTGCCACGGCTACTACGACGTCATGGGCCAGTACGACGCCACCTTCAACTGCAGCACCGGCTCCTACCGCTTCTGCTGCGGCACCTGCCACTACCGCTTCTGCTGCGAGCACCGCCACATGCGCCTGGCGCAGGCCTCCTGCTCCAACTACGACACGCCGCGCTGGGCCACCACGCCGCCGCCGCTGGCCGGGGGCGCCGGGGGCGCTGGGGGTGCGGGCGGGGGACCTGGGCCCGGCCAGGCCGGGTGGCTGGAAgggggccgggcggggggcgCTGGGGGGCGTGGGGGCGAGGGCCCAGGGGGCAGCACAGCCTACGTGGTGTGCGGGGTCATCAGCTTCGCCCTGGCCGTGGGCGTCGGCGCCAAAGTGGCCTTCAGCAAGGCGTCCCGTGCGCCCAGGGCGCATCGGGAGATCAACGTGCCCAG GGCTCTGGTGGACATTCTGAGACATCAGGCGGGGCCCGGGGCCCGCCCAGACCGGGCACGAAGCAGCTCCCTAACCCCAGGGGTCGGAGGCCCCGACAGCATGCCGCCGAGGACGCCCAAGAACCTCTACAACCCCGTGAAGCCCTCCAATCTCG ATAACCTGCACCACAACTACCTGCACCTCAACGTCAACAGCCCCAAACACCACGCTGCCACTCTGG ACTGGCCTGGACTGACCCCGGCCGTGCCCTCTGCCCCAGACTGGAGGGCCGTCCCGCCGCCCAGCCCCTCCTTGCGCTACTCCACGCTATCCTGCTCGCGGTCCTTCCACAACCTCTCGCATCTGCCCCCGTCCTACGAGGCCGCCGTGAAATCGGAGCTCAACCGCTACTCCTCTCTCAAGAGGCTCG CCGAGAAGGACCTGGACGAGGCCTACCTGAAGCGCCGGCACCTGGCAGAGGTGCCCCGTGGGACGCTGCCCCTGCACGCGCTGCGGCGACCCGGCACGGGGGGTGGCTACCGCATGGATGCCTGGGGCAGCCCCGAGGAGCTGGGCCTGGCCCCTGCGCCCCACCCTCGGCGCGTCATGTCCCAGGAGCACCTGCTGGGTGACGGGGGCCGGTCGCGCTACGAGTTCACCCTGCCGCGCGCGCGCCTTGTGTCCCAGGAGCACCTGCTCCTGTCGTCACCCGAGGCCCTGCGCCAGAGCCGCGAGCACCTCCTGTCACCCCCGCGCAGCCCCGCGCTGCCCCCCGAGCCCGCCACGCGTGCCAGCTTGGCCGCCTCGCACTCCAACCTGCTGCTGGGGCCCGGGGGCCCCCCCACGCCACTGCACGGCCTGCCACCGCCGCCCGGCCTGCACGCACACCACCACCACGCCCTGCACGGCTCGCCGCAGCCTGCCTGGATGTCAGACgccggcgggggtgggggcacacTGGCCCGCAGGCCGCCCTTCCAGCGCCAGGGCACGCTGGAGCAGCTGCAGTTCATCCCCGGCCATCACCTGCCCCAACACCTCCGCACGGCCAGCAAGAACGAGGTGACTGTCTGA
- the SHISA7 gene encoding protein shisa-7 isoform X2 produces MPALLLLGTLLFLASTTGQAGARPSNATSAEPPGPLPALLAHLRRLTGALTGGGGAAGPGANGTRASTPSSAGAAARAPPPAELCHGYYDVMGQYDATFNCSTGSYRFCCGTCHYRFCCEHRHMRLAQASCSNYDTPRWATTPPPLAGGAGGAGGAGGGPGPGQAGWLEGGRAGGAGGRGGEGPGGSTAYVVCGVISFALAVGVGAKVAFSKASRAPRAHREINVPRALVDILRHQAGPGARPDRARSSSLTPGVGGPDSMPPRTPKNLYNPVKPSNLDNLHHNYLHLNVNSPKHHAATLDWRAVPPPSPSLRYSTLSCSRSFHNLSHLPPSYEAAVKSELNRYSSLKRLAEKDLDEAYLKRRHLAEVPRGTLPLHALRRPGTGGGYRMDAWGSPEELGLAPAPHPRRVMSQEHLLGDGGRSRYEFTLPRARLVSQEHLLLSSPEALRQSREHLLSPPRSPALPPEPATRASLAASHSNLLLGPGGPPTPLHGLPPPPGLHAHHHHALHGSPQPAWMSDAGGGGGTLARRPPFQRQGTLEQLQFIPGHHLPQHLRTASKNEVTV; encoded by the exons ATGCCGGCCCTCCTGCTCCTCGGGACCCTCCTGTTCCTGGCCTCGACTACCGGCCAGGCTGGGGCGCGTCCGTCCAACGCCACGAGCGCCGAGCCCCCGGGTCCGCTGCCCGCCCTGCTGGCGCACCTGCGGCGCCTGACCGGGGCGCTGACGGGCGGCGGGGGCGCAGCGGGCCCGGGGGCCAACGGCACAAGAGCCAGCACCCCGAGCTCGGCGGGCGCTGCCGCACGGGCGCCCCCTCCGGCGGAGCTGTGCCACGGCTACTACGACGTCATGGGCCAGTACGACGCCACCTTCAACTGCAGCACCGGCTCCTACCGCTTCTGCTGCGGCACCTGCCACTACCGCTTCTGCTGCGAGCACCGCCACATGCGCCTGGCGCAGGCCTCCTGCTCCAACTACGACACGCCGCGCTGGGCCACCACGCCGCCGCCGCTGGCCGGGGGCGCCGGGGGCGCTGGGGGTGCGGGCGGGGGACCTGGGCCCGGCCAGGCCGGGTGGCTGGAAgggggccgggcggggggcgCTGGGGGGCGTGGGGGCGAGGGCCCAGGGGGCAGCACAGCCTACGTGGTGTGCGGGGTCATCAGCTTCGCCCTGGCCGTGGGCGTCGGCGCCAAAGTGGCCTTCAGCAAGGCGTCCCGTGCGCCCAGGGCGCATCGGGAGATCAACGTGCCCAG GGCTCTGGTGGACATTCTGAGACATCAGGCGGGGCCCGGGGCCCGCCCAGACCGGGCACGAAGCAGCTCCCTAACCCCAGGGGTCGGAGGCCCCGACAGCATGCCGCCGAGGACGCCCAAGAACCTCTACAACCCCGTGAAGCCCTCCAATCTCG ATAACCTGCACCACAACTACCTGCACCTCAACGTCAACAGCCCCAAACACCACGCTGCCACTCTGG ACTGGAGGGCCGTCCCGCCGCCCAGCCCCTCCTTGCGCTACTCCACGCTATCCTGCTCGCGGTCCTTCCACAACCTCTCGCATCTGCCCCCGTCCTACGAGGCCGCCGTGAAATCGGAGCTCAACCGCTACTCCTCTCTCAAGAGGCTCG CCGAGAAGGACCTGGACGAGGCCTACCTGAAGCGCCGGCACCTGGCAGAGGTGCCCCGTGGGACGCTGCCCCTGCACGCGCTGCGGCGACCCGGCACGGGGGGTGGCTACCGCATGGATGCCTGGGGCAGCCCCGAGGAGCTGGGCCTGGCCCCTGCGCCCCACCCTCGGCGCGTCATGTCCCAGGAGCACCTGCTGGGTGACGGGGGCCGGTCGCGCTACGAGTTCACCCTGCCGCGCGCGCGCCTTGTGTCCCAGGAGCACCTGCTCCTGTCGTCACCCGAGGCCCTGCGCCAGAGCCGCGAGCACCTCCTGTCACCCCCGCGCAGCCCCGCGCTGCCCCCCGAGCCCGCCACGCGTGCCAGCTTGGCCGCCTCGCACTCCAACCTGCTGCTGGGGCCCGGGGGCCCCCCCACGCCACTGCACGGCCTGCCACCGCCGCCCGGCCTGCACGCACACCACCACCACGCCCTGCACGGCTCGCCGCAGCCTGCCTGGATGTCAGACgccggcgggggtgggggcacacTGGCCCGCAGGCCGCCCTTCCAGCGCCAGGGCACGCTGGAGCAGCTGCAGTTCATCCCCGGCCATCACCTGCCCCAACACCTCCGCACGGCCAGCAAGAACGAGGTGACTGTCTGA